The Pseudosulfitobacter pseudonitzschiae genome includes a region encoding these proteins:
- the nusG gene encoding transcription termination/antitermination protein NusG produces MAKRWYSVSVLSNFEKKIAEQIRTTAVEQQLEGEIDEVLVPTEEVIEVRRGKKVTTERRFMPGYVLVHMEMSDRGYHLISSINRVTGFLGPQGRPMPMRDAEVNQILNRVQEGEDSPRTLIHFEVGERVKVNDGPFEDFDGMVEEVDEDAQRLKVTVSIFGRETPVELEFTQVTKQS; encoded by the coding sequence ATGGCGAAACGATGGTATTCGGTCAGCGTTCTTTCGAACTTCGAAAAGAAAATTGCCGAACAAATTCGTACAACCGCCGTCGAGCAGCAGCTCGAAGGTGAAATCGACGAAGTTCTGGTGCCGACCGAAGAGGTCATCGAGGTGCGCCGCGGCAAGAAAGTCACGACCGAACGGCGCTTTATGCCCGGTTATGTGCTGGTCCACATGGAGATGTCCGACCGCGGGTATCACCTGATCAGTTCGATCAACCGCGTCACCGGTTTTCTGGGCCCGCAAGGCCGCCCGATGCCGATGCGCGATGCCGAAGTGAACCAGATCCTGAACCGCGTTCAGGAAGGCGAAGACAGCCCGCGCACTCTGATCCACTTCGAAGTGGGCGAGCGCGTCAAGGTCAACGACGGTCCGTTCGAAGATTTCGACGGCATGGTCGAAGAAGTGGACGAAGATGCGCAGCGCCTCAAGGTGACGGTATCGATCTTCGGGCGCGAAACGCCCGTGGAACTGGAATTCACTCAGGTCACCAAACAGTCCTGA
- the secE gene encoding preprotein translocase subunit SecE, which translates to MATTNPLQFIQQVRTEVSKVVWPTRREVMLTTVMVFIMAALVAVFFALVDILIRGGLQQILGFFG; encoded by the coding sequence ATGGCCACCACCAATCCGCTACAGTTTATCCAGCAAGTGCGCACAGAAGTCAGCAAGGTCGTTTGGCCCACGCGGCGCGAGGTGATGCTGACCACTGTTATGGTGTTCATCATGGCGGCACTGGTTGCCGTGTTTTTTGCGCTGGTCGACATTCTGATCCGCGGTGGATTGCAGCAGATTTTGGGATTTTTCGGCTGA
- a CDS encoding DUF892 family protein, producing the protein MTINNLKDVYFDQLQDLHSACNQSMEATADLGRAAKDKELSKALIAGVNGISEGLATEARAHGVKADISDHDARDAVIITQYQRMVHYALAGYGSVVAFANRLGLDEDAAKLQKLLDDTYDGDRHMTKIATGGVNKAAA; encoded by the coding sequence GTGACCATTAACAATCTCAAAGACGTCTATTTCGATCAACTCCAAGACCTGCACAGTGCCTGCAACCAATCGATGGAAGCCACCGCCGATCTGGGCCGTGCCGCAAAAGACAAAGAGCTGAGCAAAGCCTTGATCGCTGGTGTGAATGGCATTTCCGAAGGTCTGGCAACCGAAGCCCGTGCCCACGGCGTCAAAGCCGACATTTCCGACCACGACGCGCGCGATGCGGTGATCATCACCCAGTATCAGCGCATGGTGCACTATGCACTTGCCGGTTACGGCAGTGTCGTCGCCTTTGCCAACCGTCTTGGTCTGGACGAGGACGCAGCCAAGCTGCAAAAACTTCTGGACGATACGTATGATGGCGACCGCCACATGACGAAAATCGCCACCGGCGGCGTTAACAAAGCCGCAGCTTGA
- a CDS encoding dimethylsulfonioproprionate lyase family protein produces MTDTTSPADLRLRDCPNWTYLLREFDVLYRNGTAGGSPSIRSHRKRVRDRLSACVASNPAILSRPHEVKPVTAHFARALDLGERSAMQGMARALREVRGDLAWEYGYDKLPKALAQKYAYCEVLGPKGPVQSDGLILGFVLFAPATTYPQHSHQDIEESYISVSGAWSENDTAVYAPGSLILNRSGDEHRITTGELDPCLLAYAWTGAAGRLAEPMMKLTATRKAGAITAKSRGPY; encoded by the coding sequence ATGACTGACACAACGTCCCCCGCCGATCTTCGGCTTCGGGATTGCCCGAACTGGACCTATTTGCTGCGCGAGTTCGATGTGCTGTACCGCAACGGCACCGCAGGGGGCAGCCCGTCGATCCGCAGTCACCGCAAACGGGTGCGCGACAGGCTGTCGGCCTGTGTGGCATCCAACCCCGCGATTTTGTCCCGTCCGCACGAGGTTAAGCCTGTGACCGCACATTTCGCCCGTGCGCTGGATCTGGGTGAGCGGTCGGCGATGCAGGGCATGGCGCGGGCTTTGCGCGAAGTGCGCGGCGATCTGGCGTGGGAATATGGCTATGACAAGCTACCCAAGGCGCTGGCGCAGAAATACGCCTATTGCGAGGTTTTGGGCCCGAAGGGGCCGGTGCAGTCCGACGGGTTGATTTTGGGCTTTGTGCTGTTCGCGCCCGCCACCACCTATCCCCAGCACAGCCATCAGGACATCGAGGAAAGCTATATCTCTGTTTCGGGTGCGTGGTCTGAAAATGACACGGCCGTTTACGCGCCGGGGTCGTTGATTCTGAACCGTTCTGGCGACGAACATCGGATCACCACAGGAGAGCTGGACCCCTGTCTTCTGGCCTATGCGTGGACAGGTGCAGCAGGGCGGTTGGCCGAGCCGATGATGAAGCTTACGGCCACGCGCAAGGCAGGGGCGATCACGGCCAAATCACGTGGGCCATACTGA
- the tuf gene encoding elongation factor Tu yields the protein MAKEKFERNKPHVNIGTIGHVDHGKTTLTAAITKYFGDFKAYDQIDGAPEEKARGITISTAHVEYETEARHYAHVDCPGHADYVKNMITGAAQMDGAILVVNAADGPMPQTREHILLGRQVGIPYMVVYMNKVDQVDDEELLELVEMEIRELLSSYDYPGDDIPIIPGSALAAMEGRDPEIGEESIKKLMAAVDEYIPTPERAVDQPFLMPVEDVFSISGRGTVVTGRIERGVINVGDDIEIVGIRDTKKTTCTGVEMFRKLLDRGEAGDNIGALLRGIDREGVERGQVLCKPGSVNPHTKFEAEAYILTKDEGGRHTPFFANYRPQFYFRTTDVTGTVNLPEGTEMVMPGDNLKFDVELIAPIAMEQGLRFAIREGGRTVGAGVVSKITE from the coding sequence ATGGCTAAGGAAAAGTTTGAACGCAATAAACCGCACGTTAACATCGGCACAATCGGCCACGTTGACCACGGTAAAACGACGCTGACAGCTGCGATCACCAAATACTTTGGTGACTTCAAAGCCTACGACCAGATCGACGGCGCGCCCGAAGAAAAAGCCCGCGGCATCACCATTTCGACCGCACACGTCGAATATGAAACCGAAGCGCGCCACTATGCGCACGTCGACTGCCCCGGCCACGCCGACTACGTCAAGAACATGATCACCGGTGCTGCCCAGATGGACGGCGCGATTCTGGTTGTGAACGCAGCAGACGGCCCGATGCCGCAAACGCGCGAGCACATCCTGCTGGGCCGTCAGGTGGGCATCCCCTACATGGTTGTCTACATGAACAAAGTGGACCAGGTGGACGACGAAGAACTGCTGGAACTGGTCGAAATGGAAATCCGCGAGCTTTTGTCCTCGTATGATTACCCTGGCGATGACATTCCGATCATCCCCGGCTCGGCTCTGGCCGCTATGGAAGGCCGCGACCCCGAGATCGGCGAAGAGTCGATCAAAAAGCTGATGGCCGCTGTTGACGAGTACATCCCGACACCCGAGCGTGCCGTGGATCAGCCGTTCCTGATGCCCGTCGAGGACGTGTTCTCGATTTCGGGTCGTGGTACAGTTGTGACCGGTCGTATCGAGCGTGGCGTGATCAACGTTGGCGACGACATCGAAATCGTCGGCATCCGTGACACCAAGAAAACGACCTGCACAGGCGTTGAAATGTTCCGCAAGCTGCTGGATCGTGGTGAAGCTGGTGACAACATCGGCGCCCTGCTGCGCGGTATTGACCGTGAAGGCGTCGAGCGTGGTCAGGTTCTGTGCAAACCCGGTTCGGTGAACCCGCACACCAAGTTCGAAGCCGAAGCCTATATCCTGACCAAGGATGAAGGTGGGCGTCACACGCCGTTCTTCGCGAACTACCGTCCGCAGTTCTACTTCCGGACGACAGACGTGACCGGCACCGTGAACCTGCCCGAAGGTACGGAAATGGTTATGCCCGGTGACAACCTGAAGTTCGACGTTGAACTGATCGCGCCGATCGCCATGGAGCAAGGCCTGCGCTTTGCGATCCGTGAAGGTGGCCGCACAGTGGGCGCCGGCGTGGTGTCGAAGATCACCGAATAA
- a CDS encoding cytochrome P450, with protein MPDTVLPQAAQSPLPVRVPLVSEPWGLLKSLQEARRNVLSIIPEIATTQPMVSGKTGKRWHMVMDPQAIREMLLDRLDQYPKSLVTKNLLKPAIGESLFIAEGAHWRWQRRTAAPVFSHRNVSALAPIMSAAAERACDRIAAAGPRAVNLLDEMVTTTFDVIADVTFSGGDTFDRDGVHNAIDSYIAEAGKISLFDILGFPDWVPRPGRVMSGKALKEMKSVADKAIEDRAARGTSAVPDLLDLLLAGEDPKSGRTMSTAELRDNLLTFIVAGHETTALTLAWSMYLVAFDQDVQDRARAEAQSVLQGRAAGAEDVADLPYIRQIVDEALRLYPPAGIVSRTALKKDTLGGREILPGDTVMIPIYALGRSKLLWEDADAFRPERFANRKAIDRYAYLPFGDGPRICIGASFALQEAVIILATLLSRFRFKPVAGRDPEPVMILTLRPEGGVWLTAEAV; from the coding sequence ATGCCCGACACGGTTCTACCACAAGCCGCCCAAAGCCCGCTTCCTGTCCGCGTACCATTGGTCAGCGAGCCGTGGGGCCTGTTGAAAAGCCTGCAAGAGGCGCGGCGCAACGTGCTGTCGATCATCCCTGAGATTGCAACGACCCAGCCAATGGTGTCAGGCAAGACCGGCAAACGCTGGCATATGGTGATGGACCCTCAGGCCATACGCGAAATGTTGCTGGACCGGCTGGATCAATACCCCAAATCTCTGGTTACCAAGAACCTGCTGAAGCCCGCCATCGGAGAATCGCTGTTCATCGCCGAAGGCGCGCACTGGCGCTGGCAGCGACGCACGGCGGCACCGGTGTTTTCGCATCGCAACGTCTCGGCGCTGGCACCGATCATGTCAGCCGCAGCCGAGCGGGCCTGCGACCGGATCGCAGCGGCAGGGCCACGTGCGGTGAATCTGCTGGACGAGATGGTGACAACAACCTTTGACGTGATCGCCGATGTGACGTTTTCGGGCGGTGATACTTTTGACCGCGACGGGGTACACAACGCCATCGACAGCTATATCGCCGAGGCGGGCAAGATCTCTTTGTTTGATATTCTGGGCTTTCCCGACTGGGTGCCGCGCCCGGGCCGGGTGATGTCGGGCAAAGCCCTGAAAGAAATGAAATCGGTGGCGGACAAGGCGATCGAAGATCGCGCCGCACGCGGCACCAGCGCGGTGCCCGATTTGCTGGACCTGCTGCTGGCAGGGGAAGACCCCAAGTCGGGTCGCACCATGTCCACCGCCGAACTGCGCGACAACCTTTTGACCTTTATCGTAGCGGGCCACGAGACGACCGCGCTGACATTGGCATGGTCGATGTATCTGGTGGCTTTTGACCAAGACGTGCAGGACCGCGCCCGCGCCGAGGCACAATCGGTGCTGCAAGGACGCGCGGCAGGCGCCGAGGACGTGGCCGATCTGCCCTATATCCGCCAGATCGTCGACGAGGCACTGCGGTTGTATCCACCTGCGGGGATCGTATCGCGCACTGCTTTGAAAAAGGACACCCTGGGCGGACGCGAGATTTTGCCCGGCGATACGGTGATGATCCCGATTTATGCGTTGGGGCGGTCAAAGCTGTTGTGGGAAGACGCCGACGCTTTCCGGCCCGAACGGTTTGCCAACCGCAAGGCGATTGACCGCTATGCCTATCTGCCCTTTGGCGACGGGCCGCGTATCTGCATCGGAGCCTCTTTTGCGCTGCAAGAGGCGGTGATCATACTGGCGACACTGCTATCACGGTTCCGCTTCAAACCTGTGGCGGGGCGTGACCCCGAGCCGGTGATGATCCTGACCCTGCGGCCCGAAGGCGGTGTCTGGCTGACGGCTGAGGCGGTTTAA
- a CDS encoding M48 family metallopeptidase, with amino-acid sequence MEAQARYFDGETGLRLDVDLSIDPAALMLTLHHPDLPGGVQHWPMGALRALGGQARTDQLVISLQAAHSHDSALIVTARLTVLDPQMVQDITRLCPDLQRRDIAPGTTRRVLTRLGLAAGALAVMIFVILPAMASTMALIIPIEKEVAWGKSIVRQMERFLGGNEAGTLVCSSPEGDAALTKLTNTLTTSTGVEYDLNVVVMNHEMVNAFAAPGGQIVLVNGLLAAAETPEAVGAVLAHEIAHVENRDSTRGALRAAGSAGLLGLVLGDFAGGTVAVAMAEWMLNSSYTREAEAKADLYALTMLDKAGVTTEGFADFFDSLADLESIMPDLPVYMSSHPETAARADAARTFAATQGPTKPLLTKAEFKALQDICD; translated from the coding sequence GTGGAGGCGCAAGCGCGGTATTTCGATGGCGAAACAGGTCTGCGTCTTGACGTAGACCTGTCGATCGATCCTGCGGCGCTGATGCTGACCTTGCACCACCCCGATCTGCCGGGCGGTGTGCAGCACTGGCCGATGGGTGCGCTGCGTGCCTTGGGGGGGCAGGCGCGCACCGACCAGTTGGTGATCAGCCTTCAGGCCGCCCATTCCCATGACAGCGCGCTGATCGTTACGGCCCGTCTGACGGTGTTAGACCCGCAGATGGTTCAGGACATCACGCGGCTATGCCCCGACCTGCAGCGACGCGACATCGCACCGGGCACCACGCGGCGGGTGCTGACCCGTCTGGGGCTGGCGGCTGGTGCGCTGGCGGTGATGATCTTTGTCATCCTGCCCGCGATGGCCAGCACAATGGCCCTGATCATTCCAATCGAGAAAGAGGTCGCTTGGGGCAAGTCCATAGTGCGCCAGATGGAACGCTTCTTGGGCGGCAACGAGGCTGGCACGCTGGTCTGCTCCAGCCCCGAAGGGGATGCCGCACTGACCAAGCTGACAAATACGCTGACCACCTCTACGGGTGTCGAATATGACCTGAACGTCGTGGTGATGAACCACGAGATGGTGAATGCCTTTGCCGCACCGGGCGGCCAGATCGTTCTGGTAAACGGCTTGCTCGCTGCAGCCGAGACACCAGAAGCAGTTGGTGCTGTACTGGCGCATGAAATCGCCCACGTCGAAAACCGTGACAGCACGCGCGGTGCCTTGCGCGCGGCAGGATCGGCGGGGCTGTTGGGGCTGGTGCTGGGCGATTTCGCAGGCGGCACTGTCGCCGTGGCGATGGCCGAATGGATGCTCAATTCCAGCTACACCCGCGAGGCCGAGGCCAAGGCCGACCTTTACGCCCTGACCATGCTGGACAAAGCCGGTGTCACCACCGAAGGCTTTGCCGATTTCTTTGACAGTCTGGCCGATCTCGAAAGCATCATGCCCGATCTGCCTGTCTATATGTCCAGCCACCCCGAAACCGCTGCCCGCGCTGACGCCGCCCGCACTTTTGCCGCAACGCAGGGCCCGACAAAACCGCTTTTGACCAAGGCCGAGTTCAAAGCCCTGCAAGACATCTGCGACTGA
- a CDS encoding YjgN family protein codes for MSATIHGQYHGKAGPLFSLYFKTAILTLITLGIYRFWAKTRIRKYIWSATAGDGDSFEYTGTGLEKLLGFLFAIVVLAVYLGIVQMALFYFGLNLFSEPRNDIEVMAQVGAIYISLLAVLPLLLFAVYRARRYKMARTRWRGLRFGMENGAWGYVWRALGHGFLTIITLGILLPRQTFWLEKYMTDRTWYGDARFEQTGRWQSLYPGLKHVLFAVLLIVIGSALAVVVEIPVLAVVSVLVGYIWLIVGGVYYRIYAFNVLTRAKMLDGAVTFDSGARTGRVIGITLTGIAAIIGAAIIGFLFMGLVLMATLGMSFGALGALFGGYASPDDFNAAGGILGGIVVAVLYVALILALGGLSLVMITQRIIDHVVSSVVVANAPHLDHINQRAPDPGADAEGFADALDIGGAI; via the coding sequence ATGAGTGCGACCATTCACGGCCAGTATCATGGCAAAGCGGGGCCTTTGTTCTCGCTCTATTTCAAAACCGCAATTCTGACCCTGATTACGCTGGGCATCTATCGTTTCTGGGCCAAGACCCGCATTCGCAAATACATCTGGTCCGCGACAGCTGGCGACGGCGACAGCTTTGAATATACCGGCACCGGACTGGAAAAGCTGCTGGGCTTTCTCTTCGCCATCGTGGTGCTGGCGGTTTATCTGGGCATTGTGCAGATGGCGCTGTTCTACTTCGGCCTCAACCTGTTCTCCGAGCCGCGCAACGACATCGAAGTGATGGCGCAAGTTGGGGCGATTTATATCTCACTACTGGCAGTCTTGCCGCTGCTGTTGTTCGCCGTGTATCGCGCTCGTCGCTATAAAATGGCACGTACACGATGGCGCGGGTTGCGCTTTGGCATGGAGAACGGCGCGTGGGGATATGTCTGGCGGGCGCTGGGCCACGGGTTTCTGACAATCATCACTTTGGGCATTCTGTTGCCGCGCCAAACCTTCTGGCTGGAAAAATATATGACCGACCGCACATGGTACGGCGACGCCAGATTCGAACAGACCGGGCGCTGGCAATCTCTTTATCCGGGGCTCAAGCATGTGCTGTTCGCGGTACTGCTGATTGTAATCGGCAGCGCGCTTGCCGTGGTGGTCGAAATTCCTGTGTTGGCCGTGGTTTCGGTTCTGGTTGGCTATATCTGGCTGATCGTGGGGGGTGTCTATTACCGCATTTACGCATTCAATGTGCTGACCCGCGCCAAAATGCTCGACGGGGCTGTGACCTTTGATTCCGGCGCACGCACAGGCCGCGTGATCGGCATTACGCTGACAGGCATCGCTGCGATCATCGGCGCCGCGATCATCGGCTTTTTGTTCATGGGGCTGGTTCTGATGGCGACCCTAGGCATGAGCTTTGGCGCGTTGGGGGCGCTTTTTGGTGGCTATGCCAGCCCGGATGATTTCAACGCAGCCGGTGGTATTCTGGGCGGTATCGTGGTTGCTGTGCTTTACGTGGCGCTGATCCTTGCGCTGGGCGGGCTGTCGCTGGTGATGATCACACAACGCATCATCGACCATGTGGTTTCTTCCGTGGTGGTGGCCAACGCCCCGCATCTGGATCACATCAACCAGCGTGCCCCCGATCCCGGTGCCGACGCCGAGGGCTTTGCCGACGCGCTTGACATCGGTGGAGCGATCTAG